DNA sequence from the Leptospirillum ferrooxidans C2-3 genome:
AGCCTCGGCGTGTATGGCATGACCGTAACCGAAGTCAAGGGATACGGCCAGCAAAAAGGCCACACCGAGCAGTATCGCGGGGCCGAGTTTGTCGTGGAATTCATCAACAAGATCAAAGTGGAAATCGTCGTTTCTGATGCCAAGGTTTCCCCGGTTGTGGAAGCAATCCGTCGCACAGCCATGTCCAATTCGATCGGAGACGGTAAAATCTTTGTCTCCCCGCTGGAAACAGCAGTGCGAATCCGTACCGGAGAAACAGGAGATGCCGCCCTGTAGTTCGAAATATTCCAAAGAAAGATCGTTCGGGTACAAAAAGCCCTCCGGAAAATTTCCGGAGGGCTTTTTTATGTGGATGGGAATTTTTTGACGGGAGAGTCGCTTGCAACGTTTGCCAGCAGAAGGGAATTGCCGACGACGATGACAGAGGAGGCTGCCATGGCCAGACCATCAAAAGTTGGAGGAATGAACTGGTGGGTCAGCGGGTAAAAGACTCCGGCCGCGAGGGGAATGCCCGCAATATTATAGCCAAACGCCCACCACAGGTTTTGCCGGATTCGGGAATGTGTCAGCCGGGCGACATGATGGGCAAATGCCAGGGGCCCGAGACCGGATGGAGGGAGTAAAAGATCCCCGCGTTCCCTGGTGATGGCGGCTCCTTCCCCCATGGCAACGCCAAGATCGGCTCTGGCCATGGCGGCCGCATCATTGATCCCGTCCCCCACCATGACCACGATTTCTCCCTGATCGCGCCATCGACGGATCATCTCTTCCTTTTCCAGCGGGGTTTTCCCGGCATAGGTTTCCGTGGGAGGAATTCCAGCCAGACCGGAGATTCTCATGGCTTCTTCCTCATGATCTCCGGAGAGGAGGGAGGTCTTGATGCCCATTGTCTGAAAATAATGGATGACTTCAGGAGATTCCGGCCGGATGGAGTCCTTCAGGAGGTAACGGCCAACATATTTTCCCCGGTAGGCGACTGCCACAATGGATCCTTCCTCCTTCCCGATCCCCTCAACCGGAAGAATGATTCCATGAAAAGAGAGAAAATCCGGACGTCCGAGAAGAAGCTCCTCATCCGGACGGGATCTCCGGCTCCCTTTCATCCCTTCCCCCTGAGACTCTGTTACCACCCATGATTCTTTTTGTTCCTCGGGAGAGATGGCGACATGAAGGGTGTTCATCCGAAGTGCCAGGGCCCGGGCCAATGGATGGGTTGCCAAAGAGACTACCGGAAGTAGGATCGGGACCAGGTCTTCCTCGGAGGAGGATCCGTTCCAGCTGGTGATTTCCGGTGTGCCTTTCGTCAATGTCCCTGTTTTGTCAAAAACGATCCGTGTGGCTTTTGCAAAGATTTCCATTGCGGATCCCCGCCTGAAAATGATTCCTTTCTTCAAGGCAACCGATGATCCAACAAGAATGGCGGTGGGTGTGGCAAGTCCCATGGCACATGGACAGGCCACGACGAGAACACCGATCAGGGCAGTGGTGGAAAGTGTCATGTTGTGGGTCGTGATGAAGAAAACGGCAGAGGAGATCAGGGCAACGGCTATGACGGCCGGGACAAACACGGATGCGATACGGTCGGCCAGATGCTGGATCGGTGGCCGGTCATTCTGGGCACGCCGGATGGCCATGACCATTCTTCCAAGAACCGTATCTGTTCCTGTCTGAGTGATCCGCATCCTGAACGGATCGGCCGTATTGGCGCTTCCGCCGATGATCCGCTCACCCGAAGATCGCCTGACGGACAGGGATTCCCCTGTCATCAGGGATTCATCGAGAAAGGCCTCCTGAGATTCCAGGTTCCCGTCGGCAGGAACCCTGGCACCTCTTGGTACCTGGATGACATCTCCCGGAGACAGGGATTCGATGGGAGTTTCCTTGACCGAGCCGTCGGGAGAAATCAAAAAGGCATGGTCCGGCAAAAGGGATCTTGTTCCCTCCAGAAGGGAGACGGCGCGGTTTCGGGCAGACAGTTCGAGGATCTTTCCTGTCCTGATGAAAAAGAGCAGCAGTCCTTGAGTTTCGAACATGGTCATGGGTGTGACGCGGGCAAGGGCAAGAAGGCTATAGATCAACGCTGAGAGGGTCCCGAGGGCTACGAGCGTATCCATGTTGGCCGAGCGATTCTTGAGGGCGTTATAGGCCCCCCGGATAAAAACTCCTCCTCCGACAATCTCAAGAAGAATCCCCAGGATGGCTTTTTCGAATGCCCAGAATCCGGTTGTTGGTTCGTGAAGGGGGAAAATCAGGGCAACGGTCAGGGCTCCAGTGAGAAAAAGTCCCACAAGTTCATGAAAGAAGGCGTTTTTCGTTACCAGTTCTTCCGGGGGAATCGGAGTATATCCCGACTCTGTAACGGTTTTAAAGAGCTTTTCGGGAGTTGTTTCTGTGGGGTCATAGGACAGGCTGCATGTGGATGTGGCGAGATTTACCCGCACGTCTCCAACACCTTTTTGTCGGGTCAGTGCCTTTTCGATCGTAAAGACACATGTTGCGCAATGCATTCCCTCAATATGAAAATCGAGAGGAGTCGTGGCCTTAG
Encoded proteins:
- a CDS encoding P-II family nitrogen regulator, with protein sequence MKKVEAIIKPFKLDAVKEAVTSLGVYGMTVTEVKGYGQQKGHTEQYRGAEFVVEFINKIKVEIVVSDAKVSPVVEAIRRTAMSNSIGDGKIFVSPLETAVRIRTGETGDAAL
- a CDS encoding heavy metal translocating P-type ATPase, which translates into the protein MPHTQSFRVSGMTCQNCVRHVTKALLNQKGITRADVSLEKGSAQIESTTPIDFSVIREALKEEGYEASGDDSGEPLPKARDPSSRPLENPVVKNEKAGMPAAKATTPLDFHIEGMHCATCVFTIEKALTRQKGVGDVRVNLATSTCSLSYDPTETTPEKLFKTVTESGYTPIPPEELVTKNAFFHELVGLFLTGALTVALIFPLHEPTTGFWAFEKAILGILLEIVGGGVFIRGAYNALKNRSANMDTLVALGTLSALIYSLLALARVTPMTMFETQGLLLFFIRTGKILELSARNRAVSLLEGTRSLLPDHAFLISPDGSVKETPIESLSPGDVIQVPRGARVPADGNLESQEAFLDESLMTGESLSVRRSSGERIIGGSANTADPFRMRITQTGTDTVLGRMVMAIRRAQNDRPPIQHLADRIASVFVPAVIAVALISSAVFFITTHNMTLSTTALIGVLVVACPCAMGLATPTAILVGSSVALKKGIIFRRGSAMEIFAKATRIVFDKTGTLTKGTPEITSWNGSSSEEDLVPILLPVVSLATHPLARALALRMNTLHVAISPEEQKESWVVTESQGEGMKGSRRSRPDEELLLGRPDFLSFHGIILPVEGIGKEEGSIVAVAYRGKYVGRYLLKDSIRPESPEVIHYFQTMGIKTSLLSGDHEEEAMRISGLAGIPPTETYAGKTPLEKEEMIRRWRDQGEIVVMVGDGINDAAAMARADLGVAMGEGAAITRERGDLLLPPSGLGPLAFAHHVARLTHSRIRQNLWWAFGYNIAGIPLAAGVFYPLTHQFIPPTFDGLAMAASSVIVVGNSLLLANVASDSPVKKFPST